Proteins encoded in a region of the Streptomyces sp. PCS3-D2 genome:
- a CDS encoding S8 family peptidase, with the protein MSALRTRRRRTSLAGLLLASALGACSLAAPAAAAAGTGGTGAVPHTTGAAAVPGSYLVTLRPALADSDGASGRALAERYGAKVTRTYTAALNGYAVELSEARARRLAADPAVESVVQDQVVRINGTQPSPPSWGLDRIDQEKLPLDQTYRYPDSAGEGVTAYIIDTGVRITHQDFGGRASYGYDAVDDDNTAADGHGHGTHVAGTVAGSSYGVAKKAKVVAVRVLDDEGSGTISGVVAGIDWVTRNAVKPAVANMSLGGGANTTLDNAVRNSIASGITYAVAAGNEDEDASGSSPARVSQALTVGATTSGDDRAYFSNYGSILDLFAPGYSITSAWNGSDTDRQTISGTSMAAPHVAGASAVYLAGNPSATPAQVSAALTSAATEGVVGDPGSGSPNRLLRVAGGGDEPPPPGGDRYENTTDYAINDHATSESPIGVKGRSGNAPSALKVDVDIKHTYIGDLRVELLAPDGRVHLLKDYGVGGSNDDLRATYTVDTSASPANGIWNLRVHDNAWWDTGKIDAWSLTF; encoded by the coding sequence ATGTCCGCGTTACGCACGCGACGACGCAGAACCAGCCTGGCCGGACTGCTCCTGGCCTCCGCCCTGGGCGCCTGCTCCCTCGCCGCCCCGGCCGCAGCAGCGGCGGGAACCGGCGGCACCGGCGCCGTCCCGCACACCACCGGCGCCGCCGCAGTCCCCGGCAGCTACCTCGTCACACTCCGCCCCGCCCTCGCCGACTCCGACGGGGCCTCCGGCAGAGCTCTCGCCGAGCGGTACGGCGCCAAGGTCACGCGAACGTACACCGCGGCCCTCAACGGCTACGCGGTCGAACTGTCCGAGGCGCGGGCCAGGCGACTCGCCGCGGATCCGGCGGTCGAATCGGTCGTCCAGGACCAGGTGGTCAGGATCAACGGAACCCAGCCGTCCCCGCCCTCCTGGGGCCTGGACCGGATCGACCAGGAGAAGCTGCCACTGGACCAGACGTACCGCTACCCGGACTCCGCCGGCGAGGGCGTCACCGCATACATCATCGACACCGGTGTCCGCATCACCCACCAGGACTTCGGCGGTCGCGCCTCCTACGGCTACGACGCCGTCGACGACGACAACACCGCCGCCGACGGCCACGGCCACGGCACCCACGTCGCGGGTACCGTCGCGGGGTCGTCCTACGGCGTTGCCAAGAAGGCGAAGGTCGTGGCGGTCCGGGTCCTCGACGACGAAGGCTCCGGCACCATCTCCGGGGTCGTCGCGGGCATCGACTGGGTGACGCGGAACGCCGTCAAGCCGGCCGTCGCCAACATGAGCCTCGGCGGCGGGGCCAACACCACCCTGGACAACGCCGTTCGCAACTCCATCGCCTCCGGCATCACCTATGCCGTCGCGGCCGGCAACGAGGACGAGGACGCCTCCGGATCCTCGCCCGCCCGCGTCTCCCAGGCGCTGACCGTCGGAGCGACCACGAGCGGCGACGACAGGGCGTACTTCTCCAACTACGGAAGCATCCTCGACCTGTTCGCGCCCGGCTACTCCATCACCTCGGCCTGGAACGGCAGCGACACCGACCGCCAGACCATCTCGGGCACGTCGATGGCCGCCCCGCACGTCGCGGGCGCCTCCGCCGTCTACCTCGCCGGCAACCCGTCGGCCACACCGGCGCAGGTCTCCGCCGCCCTCACCTCGGCGGCCACCGAGGGCGTCGTCGGCGACCCCGGCAGCGGCAGCCCCAACCGCCTGCTGCGCGTGGCAGGCGGGGGCGACGAGCCGCCGCCGCCCGGTGGCGACCGCTACGAGAACACCACCGACTACGCGATCAACGACCACGCCACCTCGGAATCGCCGATCGGTGTCAAGGGGCGCTCGGGCAACGCCCCGTCCGCGCTGAAGGTCGACGTGGACATCAAGCACACCTACATCGGAGACCTCCGGGTCGAACTCCTCGCGCCGGACGGCAGGGTCCACCTGCTCAAGGACTACGGTGTCGGCGGCAGCAACGACGACCTGCGCGCCACGTACACCGTCGACACCTCGGCGTCCCCCGCCAACGGCATCTGGAACCTCCGGGTCCATGACAACGCCTGGTGGGACACCGGAAAGATCGACGCCTGGTCCCTCACCTTCTGA
- a CDS encoding response regulator yields the protein MGRPHGVEVAKTRTRGPAPTYSRVVPGVSGRVLVVDDNKVIRQLIKVNLELEGFEVVTANDGAEALDVAHRVCPDVITLDVVMPRLDGFGAAAQLRADPRTRDVPVAIVSACTQQEVEAGIAAGVDAFLAKPFEPTELVRVVRRLIERKDRRDGRRGAPAGRGRG from the coding sequence ATGGGTCGCCCGCACGGGGTGGAAGTGGCAAAAACCCGGACGCGGGGGCCCGCGCCGACCTACTCTCGAGTTGTGCCAGGCGTCTCTGGCCGGGTCCTCGTCGTCGACGACAACAAGGTGATCCGGCAGCTGATCAAGGTCAATCTCGAGCTGGAGGGCTTCGAGGTCGTGACCGCGAACGATGGTGCCGAGGCCCTGGACGTGGCGCACCGGGTGTGCCCTGACGTGATCACTCTTGATGTGGTCATGCCCCGGTTGGACGGGTTCGGGGCCGCCGCGCAGTTGCGGGCCGATCCGCGGACCCGGGACGTGCCCGTGGCCATCGTCAGCGCCTGTACGCAGCAGGAGGTCGAGGCCGGGATCGCGGCCGGGGTGGATGCCTTCCTCGCCAAGCCGTTCGAGCCCACCGAGCTCGTACGGGTCGTGCGCCGGCTCATCGAGCGCAAGGACCGGCGCGACGGGAGGAGAGGGGCACCCGCCGGGAGGGGCCGCGGCTGA
- the lysA gene encoding diaminopimelate decarboxylase, which produces MSRSAHPAGPRHADVLPEGHYSPPPADLNALDEKVWARTVRRGDDGVVSVGGMEVTRLAEEFGTPAYFLDEDDFRSRCRAWAHAFGKDADVFYAGKAFLSKAVVKWLKEEGLNVDVCSGGELSTALAAGMPADRIAFHGNNKSGEEIRRAVGAGVGRIVLDSFQEIVRVAHIARELGVRQPVQIRVTVGVEAHTHEFIATAHEDQKFGIAVADGSAAEAVRRVLGHDSLELLGIHSHIGSQIFDMAGFEVSAKRVVRLLAAVRDEHGIELPEIDLGGGLGIAYTSGDDPREPHEIAKALTEIVARECESAGLRAPRISVEPGRAIVGPTAFTLYEVGTIKPLEGLRTYVSVDGGMSDNIRTALYDAEYSIALVSRTSDAEPMLVRVVGKHCESGDIVVKDAFLPADLAPGDLLAVPATGAYCRSMASNYNHALRPPVVAVRDGQARVIVRRETEEDLLRLDVG; this is translated from the coding sequence ATGAGCCGTTCCGCGCACCCCGCCGGGCCCCGCCACGCCGACGTCCTGCCCGAAGGGCACTACTCCCCGCCGCCCGCCGACCTGAACGCGCTCGACGAGAAGGTCTGGGCCCGGACCGTCCGGCGCGGGGACGACGGCGTCGTCTCCGTCGGCGGCATGGAAGTCACCAGGCTCGCCGAGGAGTTCGGGACGCCCGCGTACTTCCTCGACGAGGACGACTTCCGGTCGCGCTGCCGGGCCTGGGCGCACGCCTTCGGCAAGGACGCCGACGTCTTCTACGCCGGGAAGGCCTTCCTCTCCAAGGCTGTCGTGAAGTGGCTGAAGGAAGAGGGTCTCAACGTCGACGTGTGCTCCGGCGGGGAGCTGTCGACCGCCCTCGCCGCGGGCATGCCCGCCGACCGGATCGCCTTCCACGGCAACAACAAGTCCGGGGAGGAGATCCGCCGGGCCGTCGGGGCCGGCGTCGGCCGGATCGTCCTGGACTCCTTCCAGGAGATCGTCCGTGTCGCGCACATCGCCCGTGAGCTGGGCGTACGCCAGCCGGTGCAGATTCGCGTGACCGTCGGCGTCGAGGCGCACACGCACGAGTTCATCGCGACCGCCCACGAGGACCAGAAGTTCGGCATCGCCGTCGCGGACGGGTCCGCCGCCGAGGCCGTGCGCCGTGTCCTCGGCCACGACTCGCTGGAGCTGCTGGGGATCCATTCGCACATCGGCTCCCAGATCTTCGACATGGCCGGCTTCGAGGTCTCCGCCAAGCGCGTCGTGCGGCTGCTCGCCGCCGTCCGTGACGAGCACGGCATCGAACTGCCCGAGATCGACCTCGGCGGCGGCCTCGGCATCGCCTACACCTCCGGCGACGACCCCCGCGAGCCGCACGAGATCGCCAAGGCCCTCACCGAGATCGTGGCCCGCGAGTGCGAGAGCGCCGGGCTGCGCGCTCCCCGGATCTCGGTCGAGCCCGGTCGCGCCATCGTCGGTCCGACCGCGTTCACGCTGTACGAGGTGGGGACGATCAAGCCGCTGGAGGGGCTGCGTACGTACGTCAGCGTCGACGGTGGGATGTCCGACAACATTCGTACGGCCCTCTACGACGCGGAATACTCCATCGCGCTCGTGTCCCGTACCTCCGACGCCGAACCGATGCTCGTCCGCGTCGTCGGTAAGCACTGCGAGAGCGGTGACATCGTCGTGAAGGACGCCTTCCTGCCGGCCGACCTGGCGCCCGGTGACCTCCTCGCCGTGCCCGCGACCGGCGCGTACTGCCGCTCCATGGCCAGCAACTACAACCACGCGCTCCGCCCGCCCGTCGTCGCCGTGCGTGACGGGCAGGCCCGAGTGATCGTTCGCCGCGAGACGGAGGAAGATCTCCTGCGACTCGACGTCGGATAA
- a CDS encoding homoserine dehydrogenase, with the protein MRTRPLKVALLGCGVVGSEVARIMTTHADDLTQRIGAPVELAGVAVRRPSKVREGIDPALITTDATALLKRGDIDIAIEVIGGIEPARTLITTAFEHGISVVSANKALLAQDGAALHAVAERAGLDLYYEAAVAGAIPLIRPLRESLAGDKINRVMGIVNGTTNFILDKMDSTGAGYQEALDEATALGYAEADPTADVEGYDAAAKAAILAGIAFHTRVRLDDVYREGMTEVSAADFASAKRMGCTIKLLAILERAADGASVTARVHPAMIPLSHPLASVREAYNAVFVEAEAAGRLMFYGPGAGGAPTASAVLGDLVAVARNKLAEATGPGESAYTQLPVSPMGDVVTRYHISLDVADKPGVLAQVATTFAEHGVSIDTVRQQGKDGEASLVVVTHRAPDAALSGTVEALRKLDTVRGVASIMRVEGE; encoded by the coding sequence ATGCGTACGCGTCCGCTGAAGGTGGCGCTGCTGGGCTGTGGAGTGGTCGGCTCAGAGGTGGCTCGCATCATGACGACGCACGCCGACGACCTCACGCAGAGGATCGGTGCGCCCGTCGAGCTCGCCGGCGTGGCGGTCCGCCGCCCCTCCAAGGTGCGCGAGGGCATCGATCCCGCGCTGATCACCACCGACGCGACCGCCCTTCTCAAACGAGGCGACATCGACATCGCCATCGAGGTCATCGGCGGCATCGAGCCGGCCCGCACTCTGATCACCACCGCCTTCGAGCACGGTATCTCGGTGGTCTCCGCGAACAAGGCGCTGCTCGCCCAGGACGGCGCCGCGCTGCACGCCGTCGCCGAGCGGGCCGGGCTCGACCTGTACTACGAGGCCGCCGTCGCCGGCGCCATCCCGCTGATCCGCCCGCTGCGCGAGTCCCTCGCCGGCGACAAGATCAACCGGGTGATGGGCATCGTCAACGGCACCACGAACTTCATCCTCGACAAGATGGACTCGACCGGCGCCGGCTACCAGGAGGCGCTCGACGAGGCCACCGCCCTCGGGTACGCCGAGGCCGACCCGACCGCCGACGTCGAGGGCTACGACGCCGCGGCCAAGGCCGCGATCCTGGCCGGCATCGCCTTCCACACCCGCGTCCGTCTGGACGACGTGTACCGCGAGGGCATGACCGAGGTCAGCGCCGCGGACTTCGCCTCCGCCAAGCGGATGGGCTGCACCATCAAGCTCCTGGCCATCCTGGAGCGCGCCGCGGACGGGGCGTCCGTCACGGCCCGCGTCCACCCGGCGATGATCCCGCTCAGCCACCCGCTCGCGTCCGTCCGCGAGGCGTACAACGCCGTCTTCGTCGAAGCGGAGGCCGCCGGGCGGCTCATGTTCTACGGGCCCGGTGCGGGCGGCGCCCCGACCGCGTCCGCGGTCCTCGGCGACCTCGTCGCCGTCGCCCGCAACAAGCTCGCCGAGGCAACGGGGCCCGGCGAGTCGGCGTACACCCAGCTGCCGGTCAGCCCCATGGGCGATGTCGTCACCCGCTACCACATCAGCCTCGATGTGGCCGACAAGCCGGGCGTCCTCGCCCAGGTGGCGACGACGTTCGCGGAGCACGGTGTGTCCATCGACACCGTCCGCCAGCAGGGCAAGGACGGCGAGGCGTCCCTCGTCGTCGTCACCCACCGCGCGCCCGACGCCGCCCTCTCCGGGACCGTC
- the nrtL gene encoding ArgS-related anticodon-binding protein NrtL, translating into MTPADLSRCVVRAVRCAVADGELAAGAAAPERVVVERTRPGGVGDYATPVAFQVAKAAGCPPRGVADVLARRLGAEPGIERVEVTGAGFLNFVLPAPSAPAVVADVIGRDVRGRAVRTVHGDESGLGPRERVVRQSVLRLLYVQGEIGSVRTPAAPAASTGALASPDSATPAIAVTVAPVAQRDGDVVARYGADAARWAMLATPARETPSFSDLLLHQGEASEFFRVRYAHARSRALVRNAEQLGFRPEAGEVGDAAALLRLLADHPLVLEAAAHHRAPERLVRHLVELADALLDFQYRVLPRGDEKPSAAHRARLALAEAAGTVLAGGLALLGLDAPERL; encoded by the coding sequence GTGACCCCCGCAGACCTCTCCCGTTGCGTCGTACGCGCCGTGCGCTGCGCCGTCGCCGACGGGGAGCTCGCCGCGGGTGCGGCCGCGCCCGAGCGGGTCGTCGTCGAGCGGACCCGGCCCGGCGGGGTGGGGGACTACGCCACCCCCGTCGCCTTCCAGGTCGCCAAGGCCGCCGGATGCCCGCCCCGTGGAGTGGCCGACGTACTGGCCCGCCGGCTCGGGGCCGAGCCCGGGATCGAGCGCGTCGAGGTCACCGGAGCGGGGTTCCTCAACTTCGTGCTGCCCGCCCCCTCCGCGCCCGCGGTCGTGGCCGACGTGATCGGCCGGGATGTCCGAGGCCGGGCCGTGCGGACCGTCCACGGCGACGAGAGCGGGCTCGGGCCCCGTGAGCGCGTGGTGCGCCAGAGCGTTCTGCGGCTCCTGTACGTCCAGGGTGAGATCGGGTCCGTGCGCACGCCCGCCGCCCCTGCCGCCTCCACCGGCGCTCTGGCCTCTCCCGACTCCGCCACCCCCGCCATCGCTGTCACCGTCGCTCCCGTCGCGCAGCGCGACGGCGACGTCGTCGCCCGCTACGGGGCCGACGCCGCCCGATGGGCGATGCTCGCCACGCCCGCCCGGGAGACTCCGTCCTTCTCCGACCTGCTGCTGCACCAGGGCGAGGCCAGCGAGTTCTTCCGGGTCCGGTACGCCCATGCACGCAGCCGGGCCCTCGTACGCAACGCCGAGCAGTTGGGCTTCCGGCCCGAGGCGGGCGAGGTCGGCGACGCCGCCGCCCTGCTGCGGCTCCTCGCCGACCATCCCCTCGTCCTGGAGGCCGCCGCGCACCACCGCGCGCCCGAGCGGCTCGTCCGGCACCTCGTCGAGCTGGCCGATGCGCTGCTCGACTTCCAGTACCGCGTACTGCCCCGGGGGGACGAGAAACCCTCGGCCGCCCACCGCGCCCGGCTGGCACTCGCCGAAGCCGCCGGGACGGTGCTGGCCGGCGGCCTGGCCCTGCTCGGCTTGGACGCACCCGAACGCCTATGA